A DNA window from Camelina sativa cultivar DH55 chromosome 13, Cs, whole genome shotgun sequence contains the following coding sequences:
- the LOC104738294 gene encoding putative high mobility group B protein 11 yields the protein MRILSKILNFFWDTLRDFLESSGQHFKTPLMDGNSLDLHRLFIEVTLRGGLQQVIKDRRCTEVIGLFNFKTVVKNAASVLRANYERTLLEFEHVYFFRAPRSTFKGIEKAPKRPVRRSANRGMDPQELKPGSKVTGIIDGKFESGYLVTMKKGSVVFKGVLSPIPQAAPRTRRRMNKRAKASINSCAAETVAETNAAETVAETHAAENIAETNAAEGVPEIDAAEGVPEIDATEGVPEIDAAETVAATDADASAYAS from the exons ATGAGGATCTTGTCCAAAATCCTAAACTTTTTTTGGGATACGCTTCGAGATTTTCTCGAATCTTCTGGCCAACATTTTAA GACCCCTCTTATGGATGGAAACAGTCTCGATCTGCATCGGCTGTTCATCGAGGTCACATTGCGTGGTGGTCTTCAACAG GTGATCAAGGATCGCCGATGCACAGAAGTGATTGGCTTATTCAACTTTAAGACAGTTGTAAAAAATGCAGCATCTGTTTTAAGGGCTAATTATGAAAGAACGCTCCTTGAGTTTGAGCATGTGTATTTCTTCCGAGCTCCGCGTTCTACATTTAAGGGGATTG AGAAAGCACCGAAACGCCCTGTCCGAAGATCTGCAAATCGTGGCATGG ATCCTCAAGAACTTAAACCTGGCTCTAAGGTTACTGGGATCATCGATGGGAAGTTTGAAAGCGGTTACCTGGTAACCATGAAGAAGGGCTCAGTCGTGTTCAAAGGAGTGCTTTCCCCCATTCCTCAAGCTGCTCCTAGAACTCGACGACGCATGAATAAGAGAGCCAAAGCTTCAATAAATTCTTGTGCAGCGGAAACTGTAGCTGAGACCAATGCAGCGGAAACTGTAGCTGAGACCCATGCAGCGGAAAATATAGCTGAGACCAATGCAGCGGAAGGTGTACCTGAGATAGATGCAGCGGAAGGTGTACCTGAGATAGATGCAACGGAAGGTGTACCTGAGATAGATGCAGCGGAAACTGTAGCTGCGACTGATGCAGATGCAAGTGCATATGCATCGTAG
- the LOC104736909 gene encoding probable inorganic phosphate transporter 1-6: protein MAANKEEGSILKALDSAKTQLYHYKAVVVSCMGFFTDSYDLFVISLVTKLLGRIYYQVPGSSSPGSLPDGISAAVSGVAFAGTFLGQIFFGCLGDKLGRKGVYGLTLLIMTICSIGSGLSLGHDPKTVMVTLCFFRFWLGFGIGGDYPLSATIMSEYANKRTRGRFIAAVFGMQGVGILAAGIVSVLVSYIFESAFPSRAYVMDGAASTVPQADYVWRIILMLGALPALLTYYWRMKMPETARYTSLVAKNADQAALDMTRVLNVDVEASSAKHDQARVSTDEFGLFSKKFLRRHGLHLFGTATTWFLLDIAFYSQNLFQKDIFTTIGWLPPAKNMNAIQELFMIARAQTLIALCSTVPGYAATIWLIDIVGRYLIQIIGFGMMTVFMLVLAIPYHHWTLPANRIGFVVFYSLTFFFSNFGPNATTFIVPAEIFPTRLRSTCHGISAASGKAGAMVGAFGFAALVKAVGMSTTLYIMAAINFVGLLITLLVIPESKGISLEELSGETEPEKIEEKIVV, encoded by the coding sequence aTGGCGGCTAACAAGGAAGAAGGAAGCATCTTGAAAGCTCTTGACAGTGCAAAGACTCAACTGTACCACTACAAGGCGGTTGTAGTCTCCTGTATGGGTTTCTTCACAGACTCATACGATCTCTTCGTGATATCTCTCGTCACGAAGCTACTTGGCCGGATCTACTATCAAGTTCCTGGCTCCTCCTCTCCTGGAAGCCTTCCTGACGGCATCTCTGCCGCCGTGAGCGGTGTGGCATTTGCTGGAACGTTTCTTGGACAGATTTTCTTCGGGTGCCTTGGTGACAAGCTTGGACGTAAGGGAGTGTATGGTTTGACCCTCTTAATCATGACCATATGCTCCATTGGCTCTGGTCTTTCCCTTGGTCATGACCCCAAAACCGTCATGGTAACTCTTTGCTTCTTCCGCTTCTGGCTCGGGTTTGGCATTGGTGGTGACTATCCACTCTCGGCTACGATCATGTCCGAATATGCTAACAAACGTACTCGTGGTCGGTTCATAGCAGCGGTTTTTGGTATGCAAGGAGTTGGGATCCTTGCCGCAGGAATTGTTTCTGTACTTGTCTCGTATATTTTCGAGAGTGCGTTCCCATCTCGGGCCTATGTAATGGACGGTGCCGCCTCAACCGTCCCACAGGCGGATTACGTGTGGAGGATCATCCTCATGTTGGGCGCCTTACCAGCTCTCTTGACATACTATTGGCGTATGAAGATGCCTGAAACTGCTCGTTACACTTCTCTAGTCGCCAAGAACGCTGACCAAGCGGCTCTGGATATGACTAGAGTTCTTAACGTAGATGTTGAAGCCTCTTCCGCGAAACATGACCAAGCTAGGGTTTCCACTGATGAGTTTGGCTTGTTCTCCAAGAAATTCCTTCGCCGTCACGGACTTCACCTATTCGGAACAGCCACCACATGGTTCCTCCTCGACATTGCTTTCTACAGCCAAAACTTGTTCCAGAAGGATATCTTCACAACCATCGGATGGTTACCTCCGGCTAAAAACATGAACGCAATCCAAGAGCTCTTCATGATCGCCAGGGCTCAAACCCTAATCGCTCTGTGTAGCACGGTCCCTGGTTACGCTGCCACTATATGGTTAATCGACATAGTGGGACGGTACTTGATTCAGATCATTGGATTCGGTATGATGACTGTTTTCATGTTGGTTTTAGCCATACCGTACCACCATTGGACTTTACCGGCTAACCGGATTGGTTTTGTGGTTTTCTActctctcacttttttcttctccaatttcGGACCTAACGCAACTACGTTCATTGTCCCGGCTGAGATTTTTCCGACGAGGCTTAGGTCTACTTGTCACGGTATCTCGGCTGCGTCAGGTAAAGCCGGTGCGATGGTTGGTGCATTCGGGTTTGCTGCTTTGGTTAAAGCTGTAGGTATGAGCACGACGTTATACATCATGGCAGCAATCAATTTTGTTGGCTTGTTGATCACGTTATTAGTAATTCCGGAGTCTAAGGGGATATCACTAGAGGAGCTTTCCGGCGAAACTGAACCGGAGAAGATCGAGGAGAAGATtgttgtttag
- the LOC109128450 gene encoding uncharacterized protein LOC109128450: MAKDEKKYIPLKYIQMVMDLDKVRTYPWGLKAFKSLAKSIIEKREDLKKINSYALDGFSYAFQIWVMEAIPDIGKLLGEKIITEFREAPRCSNWKGAAKVSYDDIIQLESTFGPKDIVYPYISITGDYDIVDSMEFLWRDETSNGEVDALKAKISSGNDFGDHIWGTVRVDDVDGEHNQVKDDVGSEVCEENQGSSATKSGESMQAANDEESGCKRKRQPDHGAERRKKKLLYERAATTHRAATDEQMKSFINVFETCFKSFEKKVDSRLEKIEKDVSLLKDAITSAGITISTQATVEQPSIPAEKKGKSVVRKT, translated from the exons ATGGCTAAGGATGAGAAAAAGTATATTCCACTCAAATACATCCAGATGGTAATGGATCTTGATAAGGTGAGGACTTATCCTTGGGGTCTTAAAGCTTTTAAAAGTCTTGCTAAGTCTATcatagaaaaaagagaagatttgaagaagatcAATAGCTATGCATTAGATGGTTTCTCATATGCATTTCAAATATGGGTGATGGAGGCAATTCCAGACATTGGAAAGTTGTTGGGAGAAAAGATTATCACAGAATTTAGAGAAGCTCCTCGATGTTCTAACTGGAAAGGCGCAGCCAAAGTAtcatatgatgatatcatccaACTAGAAAGTACATTTGGACCAAAG gataTTGTTTATCCATACATATCTATTACTGGCGATTATGACATTGTTGACTCCATGGAGTTTTTATGGCGTGACGAAACTAGCAATGGTGAAGTCGATGCATTGAAAGCTAAGATCAGTTCTGGAAATGATTTTGGAGACCATATTTGGGGAACTGTACGAGTTGATGATGTGGACGGTGAACATAATCAAGTAAAAGATGATGTTGGCAGTGAGGTGTGCGAAGAAAATCAAGGGTCTAGTGCAACAAAGAGTGGTGAGAGTATGCAAGCTGCTAATGACGAAGAGTCAGGTtgcaagagaaagagacaacCTGATCATGGTGCAGAGAGGAGGAAAAAGAAACTGCTCTATGAGCGAGCAGCAACAACACATCGAGCTGCAACAGATGAACAAATGAAGTCTTTTATTAATGTGTTTGAGACTTGTTTCAAGAGTTTTGAGAAGAAGGTTGACAGTCGAttggaaaaaatagaaaaggatgTCTCACTGTTGAAGGATGCTATAACTTCAGCTGGAATTACAATAAGCACTCAAGCCACGGTTGAGCAACCATCCATTCCAGCAGAAAAGAAGGGTAAATCTGTGGTACGTAAGACTTAA
- the LOC104738295 gene encoding uncharacterized protein LOC104738295, which translates to MLTRWFYERRALSEQQNDPLTVEVEKKISRRIEKGENVKAYPISQFILQIKGRGVDFIVDLEKRTCSCGKFDIGKLPCRHAIKACFSIGKILYPYADDVFTTAAWRSLYEETINPIGVPEDEWCVPETIGDVKIVPPETRRGVGRRRKRRYESVEDKIRLSQGAKRRKCGRCGKEGHNRSTCENTI; encoded by the coding sequence atgttaaccCGCTGGTTTTATGAGCGTAGGGCATTAAGTGAGCAGCAGAACGACCCTTTAACCGTtgaggtggagaagaagatttctaGAAGAATAGAGAAGGGTGAAAATGTTAAAGCTTATCCTATTTCTCAATTCATATTACAGATTAAAGGTAGAGGAGTAGATTTTATTGTTGATTTGGAGAAGAGGACTTGTTCATGTGGAAAGTTCGACATAGGAAAACTTCCTTGTAGACATGCCATAAAAGCATGTTTTAGTATTGGAAAAATTCTGTACCCATACGCTGATGATGTGTTCACTACTGCTGCATGGAGATCATTGTACGAGGAAACCATTAATCCTATAGGTGTTCCTGAAGATGAATGGTGTGTTCCCGAAACTATTGGTGATGTAAAAATTGTACCACCTGAGACAAGAAGAGGAGttggtagaagaagaaaaagaagatatgaatcaGTGGAAGACAAGATAAGATTGTCACAAGGAGCGAAGAGGCGTAAGTGTGGCCGTTGTGGTAAAGAAGGCCACAATAGATCGACATGTGAAAACACGATCTAA